In one window of Bacteroidales bacterium DNA:
- a CDS encoding DUF2721 domain-containing protein, with protein MLAPGIMISACGLLLLGMNNKYSLVVNRIRLLDDEKRKLTVRREEEGLKEHESRRLANISAQIGKLAYRIKLVRNAVIAYSIAVGLFILSCLMIGFLLFFSGTIFSVLALLLFLTGMVSVFAGVIYAALETRKGYQIVEIEVHQ; from the coding sequence GTGCTGGCTCCCGGAATTATGATTTCGGCATGTGGTCTATTGTTGCTGGGAATGAACAACAAATATTCCCTGGTTGTTAACAGAATACGTTTACTTGATGACGAAAAGCGAAAGCTAACTGTTCGCAGGGAGGAAGAAGGCCTGAAGGAACATGAGTCCAGACGGCTGGCAAACATCAGTGCCCAGATAGGAAAGCTGGCGTACAGAATAAAGCTGGTGCGGAATGCGGTTATTGCCTATTCGATTGCAGTGGGGTTGTTCATATTGTCATGCCTTATGATAGGATTTCTGTTGTTTTTCTCCGGCACGATTTTTTCGGTACTTGCCCTCCTTTTGTTTTTAACGGGCATGGTTTCCGTATTTGCCGGAGTAATCTATGCGGCTTTAGAAACAAGAAAGGGCTATCAGATAGTAGAGATTGAAGTTCATCAATAA